A portion of the Sphingobacterium spiritivorum genome contains these proteins:
- the ettA gene encoding energy-dependent translational throttle protein EttA, producing the protein MSDEKIIFSMAGVNKIYPPQKQVLKNIYLSFFYGAKIGVIGLNGSGKSSLLKIIAGLDKSFQGEVVFSPGYSVGYLAQEPELDTEKTVREIVEEGVAEITAILKEYEEINDKFGLPEVYENADEMDKLLARQGELQDKIDATNAWELDSRLERAMDALRCPEPEAKIANLSGGERRRVALCRLLLQEPDVLLLDEPTNHLDAESIDWLEQHLQQYKGTVIAVTHDRYFLDNVAGWILELDRGEGIPWKGNYSSWLDQKAKRLSQEEKTESKRQKTLERELEWVRMAPKARHAKSKARLHNYEKLASEETKEREEKLELFIPPGPRLGNVVIEANNISKSYGDRILFENLSFSLPPAGIVGIIGPNGVGKTTLFRLITGQESPDTGTFKVGETVVLGYVDQMHNDLDPNKSVWENITDGNDNILLGNRPVNSRAYVSKFNFNGADQQKNVGVLSGGERNRVHLAITLKKSSNVLLLDEPTNDIDVNTLRALEEGLENFGGCAVVISHDRWFLDRICTHILAFEGDSQAYFFEGNYSEYEENRKKRLGDVAPKRVKYKKLVK; encoded by the coding sequence ATGTCTGACGAAAAAATTATCTTTTCGATGGCTGGTGTAAACAAGATTTACCCACCTCAAAAACAAGTTTTAAAAAATATATACTTATCCTTCTTTTACGGTGCCAAAATCGGTGTTATCGGTCTTAATGGATCCGGAAAATCTTCACTCTTAAAAATCATTGCCGGTCTTGACAAATCCTTTCAGGGTGAGGTAGTTTTCTCACCGGGCTATTCTGTAGGCTATCTTGCTCAGGAACCCGAATTGGATACGGAAAAGACTGTTCGTGAAATCGTTGAAGAGGGTGTAGCTGAGATTACAGCCATATTAAAGGAATACGAAGAAATCAATGACAAATTTGGTCTGCCTGAGGTCTATGAAAATGCAGATGAAATGGATAAACTTCTGGCGAGACAGGGAGAATTGCAGGATAAAATCGATGCGACAAATGCCTGGGAACTGGATTCCAGACTGGAGCGTGCCATGGATGCACTCCGTTGTCCGGAACCGGAAGCTAAAATTGCCAATTTGTCAGGAGGGGAGCGCAGAAGAGTGGCACTATGTCGCTTATTACTGCAGGAACCGGACGTATTATTACTGGATGAGCCAACCAATCACCTCGATGCAGAGTCTATTGACTGGCTGGAACAACACTTACAACAATACAAAGGTACCGTTATAGCGGTAACGCACGACCGTTACTTTCTGGATAATGTTGCCGGATGGATTCTGGAACTGGACCGTGGAGAGGGTATTCCATGGAAGGGAAATTATTCTTCATGGCTGGATCAGAAAGCTAAACGTCTGTCACAGGAAGAAAAAACAGAATCTAAACGTCAGAAAACACTGGAGCGTGAATTGGAATGGGTACGTATGGCTCCCAAAGCCCGTCATGCCAAATCTAAAGCCCGCCTTCATAATTATGAAAAACTGGCTTCTGAAGAAACAAAAGAGCGCGAAGAAAAACTGGAGCTTTTTATCCCTCCGGGACCACGTCTTGGAAATGTCGTTATAGAAGCAAACAATATCTCCAAATCTTACGGCGACCGTATTTTATTTGAAAACCTGAGTTTCTCACTACCTCCTGCTGGTATTGTGGGGATTATCGGGCCAAACGGAGTTGGTAAAACCACTTTATTCAGATTGATTACAGGACAGGAGAGTCCGGATACAGGTACATTCAAAGTAGGAGAGACGGTTGTCTTGGGTTATGTGGATCAGATGCACAATGATCTGGATCCTAATAAATCGGTATGGGAAAATATTACAGACGGAAATGATAATATTTTATTGGGCAATCGTCCGGTAAACTCGCGTGCCTATGTTTCCAAATTCAATTTTAACGGTGCGGATCAGCAGAAAAATGTTGGTGTACTATCCGGAGGTGAGCGTAACCGCGTGCATCTGGCTATTACATTAAAGAAGAGCTCTAATGTACTGTTGCTCGATGAGCCTACCAATGATATCGATGTCAATACACTGCGTGCACTGGAAGAAGGGTTGGAAAATTTTGGTGGCTGTGCTGTTGTTATTTCCCACGACAGATGGTTTCTGGATCGTATTTGTACACATATTCTTGCTTTTGAAGGAGACTCGCAGGCTTACTTCTTTGAAGGTAACTACAGCGAATATGAAGAGAATCGTAAGAAAAGACTGGGAGATGTCGCTCCGAAACGTGTGAAATATAAGAAGTTGGTAAAATAA
- a CDS encoding ATP-dependent Clp protease ATP-binding subunit, producing MEAKFSPRVKDVISYSREEALRLRHDYIGTEHLLLGLIREGDGVAIKILKNIGIDTAALRQSIEDAVKGSSVSRAPIGNMPLTKQAEKVLKITYLEAKIFKSDIIGTEHLMLAILRDDENIASQILQQYQISYDVFKSEVEQNKTTITDEAPGSSAGGEDEYPEEEQFNQPKKVSDIKSKTPVLDNFGRDLTKAAEEGRLDPIVGREKEIERVSQILSRRKKNNPLLIGEPGVGKSAIAEGLALRIIQRKVSRVLFNKRVVTLDLASLVAGTKYRGQFEERMKAVMNELEKSPDVILFIDEIHTIVGAGGASGSLDASNMFKPALARGEIQCIGATTLDEYRQYIEKDGALDRRFQRVTIEPATHDETVEILNRIKEKYEEHHNVNYTPEAIEACVSLTTRYITDRFLPDKAIDALDEAGSRVHLNNIHVPQSIIDIEQKIEEVKIEKNKVVRSQKYEEAAKLRDSEKKLLEELEREKTAWEAETKTKRYVVTEDNVAEVVSMMTGIPVQRVSQTDSQKLLNMGESMKGRIIGQDDAVQKLVKAIQRTRAGLKDPKKPIGSFIFLGPTGVGKTELAKELARFMFDSEDSLIQIDMSEYMEKFAVSRLVGAPPGYVGYEEGGQLTEKVRRKPYAVVLLDEIEKAHPDVFNLLLQVLDEGQLTDSLGRRVDFRNTIIIMTSNIGARQLKEFGQGVGFTTAAKSNQADSHSRGVIETALKRAFAPEFLNRIDDVIVFNSLTKENIFKIIDIELRSLFTRIEGLGYKIQLTDTAKEFIAEKGYDTNFGARPLKRAIQKYLEDPIAEEILKGELQSGATLTVDLDKEKSEITVKGESPKGGKDKPKESDVSKDN from the coding sequence ATGGAAGCAAAATTTTCACCACGCGTAAAGGATGTGATTTCCTACAGTCGAGAAGAAGCATTACGCCTTCGTCATGATTATATTGGCACGGAGCATCTTTTGCTTGGTCTGATTCGTGAGGGAGATGGAGTGGCGATTAAGATTTTGAAAAATATCGGTATCGATACTGCAGCCTTGCGTCAGTCTATTGAGGATGCAGTAAAGGGTTCTTCGGTGTCGCGTGCACCCATTGGCAATATGCCATTAACCAAACAAGCAGAAAAAGTACTTAAGATCACATACTTAGAAGCAAAAATATTTAAAAGTGATATCATCGGAACCGAGCATCTGATGCTGGCAATTCTGCGCGATGATGAAAATATCGCTTCGCAGATTCTTCAGCAATATCAGATATCATATGATGTCTTCAAAAGTGAAGTGGAACAGAATAAAACCACTATCACAGATGAAGCTCCGGGATCATCTGCCGGTGGCGAGGATGAATATCCTGAAGAGGAACAATTCAATCAGCCTAAAAAGGTATCCGATATCAAATCCAAAACTCCGGTATTGGACAATTTCGGACGTGACCTTACAAAAGCTGCAGAAGAAGGTCGTCTGGATCCGATTGTAGGCCGTGAAAAAGAGATCGAACGTGTTTCGCAGATTTTATCACGCCGTAAAAAGAACAATCCGTTGCTGATCGGTGAGCCGGGTGTCGGTAAATCTGCTATCGCAGAAGGTCTGGCACTCCGTATTATTCAACGTAAAGTATCCCGTGTTCTCTTCAACAAACGTGTCGTTACTTTAGATCTGGCATCATTGGTAGCCGGCACTAAATATCGCGGACAGTTTGAAGAGCGTATGAAAGCGGTCATGAATGAACTGGAAAAATCACCTGACGTGATCTTGTTTATCGATGAGATTCACACCATAGTAGGTGCAGGAGGAGCGTCTGGTTCACTGGATGCGTCCAATATGTTCAAACCAGCCCTGGCAAGAGGTGAGATTCAATGTATCGGTGCGACTACTCTTGATGAATATCGTCAGTACATCGAGAAAGATGGTGCTTTAGACCGTCGTTTTCAACGTGTCACTATCGAACCAGCAACTCATGATGAGACAGTAGAGATTCTGAACCGTATCAAAGAAAAATACGAAGAGCATCACAATGTAAACTATACTCCTGAAGCTATCGAAGCCTGTGTATCTCTGACAACGAGATATATCACAGACCGTTTTCTTCCGGATAAAGCGATCGATGCACTGGATGAAGCTGGATCACGTGTTCACTTAAACAATATCCATGTTCCGCAATCCATTATCGATATCGAACAGAAGATTGAAGAAGTGAAGATCGAGAAAAACAAAGTGGTACGCAGTCAGAAATACGAAGAGGCTGCAAAACTTCGTGATTCGGAGAAAAAATTACTCGAAGAGTTAGAACGTGAAAAAACGGCCTGGGAAGCAGAAACCAAAACGAAACGCTACGTCGTTACGGAAGATAATGTAGCTGAAGTCGTATCCATGATGACCGGTATTCCTGTACAACGGGTAAGCCAGACAGATAGCCAGAAGCTATTAAATATGGGTGAATCGATGAAAGGCCGTATTATCGGACAAGACGATGCTGTACAAAAACTGGTTAAAGCTATCCAACGTACGCGTGCAGGACTGAAAGATCCTAAGAAACCTATCGGTTCCTTTATCTTCCTGGGTCCTACAGGTGTAGGTAAAACAGAGCTTGCAAAAGAACTTGCTCGATTTATGTTTGATTCTGAAGATTCACTGATCCAGATTGACATGAGTGAGTATATGGAGAAATTTGCAGTATCCCGATTAGTGGGAGCGCCTCCGGGATATGTAGGCTATGAAGAAGGTGGTCAGCTTACGGAAAAAGTACGTCGTAAACCTTATGCTGTAGTCTTACTGGATGAGATTGAAAAAGCTCACCCGGATGTATTCAACTTATTGTTACAGGTATTGGATGAAGGTCAGTTGACAGATAGTCTGGGACGTCGTGTAGACTTCCGTAATACGATTATTATTATGACTTCCAATATCGGAGCCCGTCAGTTGAAAGAATTCGGACAGGGAGTAGGTTTTACTACTGCTGCAAAAAGCAATCAGGCAGATTCACATTCAAGAGGTGTGATAGAGACAGCCTTGAAGCGTGCATTTGCTCCTGAATTTTTAAACCGTATCGATGATGTCATTGTCTTCAATTCGTTAACAAAAGAAAACATTTTCAAAATCATTGATATTGAACTGAGATCTCTGTTCACACGTATAGAAGGATTGGGTTATAAAATTCAGTTGACCGATACTGCTAAAGAATTCATTGCAGAAAAAGGCTATGATACCAATTTTGGAGCTCGTCCGTTGAAACGTGCTATTCAAAAATATCTGGAAGATCCGATTGCTGAAGAAATCCTGAAAGGAGAACTTCAGAGCGGGGCTACGTTAACGGTAGATCTGGATAAGGAGAAAAGTGAAATTACAGTTAAAGGTGAATCTCCGAAGGGAGGCAAAGACAAGCCAAAAGAATCTGATGTATCAAAAGATAATTAA
- a CDS encoding Crp/Fnr family transcriptional regulator, whose protein sequence is MYNFEFEDRVFSGQLIADIRKSWDYFFPLSDEEFFQKLARLKQKSFKKNQYLLTKGEVCSEYFFLTKGATKYIQEKDTEEFIIDFNFEGEWCGDYYSFSTQKPSYLSIKAIEDVEVFALSHHDNCALREKNSNYEKLEFNMLRAAYFLALNRLIQFKSNSHEENYLQLLHHRPFIFKRVKIHDIATYLGITPSSLSRIRRKILKR, encoded by the coding sequence ATGTATAATTTCGAATTTGAGGACAGAGTGTTTTCAGGGCAACTGATTGCTGATATTAGAAAAAGCTGGGATTATTTTTTCCCGCTTTCCGATGAAGAATTTTTTCAGAAACTTGCCAGATTAAAACAGAAGAGTTTTAAAAAAAATCAATATTTACTCACAAAAGGTGAAGTGTGTTCCGAATACTTTTTTTTAACAAAAGGGGCGACAAAATATATTCAGGAAAAGGATACAGAAGAGTTTATAATTGATTTTAATTTTGAAGGGGAGTGGTGTGGAGATTATTATAGTTTTAGCACGCAAAAACCCTCTTATTTGTCAATAAAGGCTATCGAAGATGTTGAGGTGTTCGCATTGAGCCACCACGATAATTGCGCTTTGCGTGAAAAAAATAGCAATTATGAAAAATTAGAATTCAATATGTTACGTGCAGCCTATTTTTTGGCATTAAATAGATTAATACAATTTAAAAGTAATAGTCACGAGGAAAATTATCTTCAGCTTCTTCATCACAGACCTTTTATTTTTAAACGGGTAAAAATACATGATATAGCAACCTATCTGGGTATTACCCCATCTAGCTTAAGTCGTATACGCAGAAAAATATTGAAAAGATAA
- the recN gene encoding DNA repair protein RecN, whose product MLSRLYIRNYALIDTLDISFDKGLNIITGETGAGKSIIMGALSLILGSRIEGKYFFNQDQKCIIEGYFNIGAYHLQSFFDEHDMDYETETIIRREISVDGKSRAFINDSPVNLTLLKSLGEQLIDVHSQHATLQINTEAFQLLVIDSIAGNAELKVAFEKTFKEYRATRKKLEELKGAIKNANAELDYHQFLFDELEQANLQEGEQTRLEEEQQQLENAEEIKRGLLSAVNYLTEQEANAVSLIKDALVQLQHIEKYMPASEDLFTRLQSTHIELKDIVNEIEGLEQTVVLDESRLDSVNDRLNIIYTLQKKHRVEEVGELIALRNDLESKIISASSQEELLITLEKQLTSVMQALKDLAGQLSASRKDVLPQIQDHVAAVLTEVGMPHARLYIDLQSLDETQFKESGQDSVQFLFSANKGQELQPIHKVASGGELSRVMLAIKSLIARSTALPTIIFDEIDTGISGEVALKVGEIMQRLASHMQVLAITHLPQIASKGKSHFKVYKEDKEDKTQSNIVLLNHQERVVEVAQMLSGANPGEAAIKHATELIEG is encoded by the coding sequence ATGCTGAGCCGTCTTTATATTCGAAACTATGCACTGATCGATACGTTGGATATTTCCTTTGATAAAGGCTTAAATATCATCACCGGAGAAACAGGTGCCGGTAAGTCTATTATTATGGGAGCACTTTCTCTGATATTGGGAAGCCGTATCGAAGGTAAATACTTTTTCAATCAGGATCAAAAATGTATTATCGAAGGATATTTCAATATAGGAGCATATCATCTGCAATCCTTTTTTGATGAGCATGATATGGACTATGAAACCGAAACCATCATTCGGAGAGAAATCAGCGTAGACGGAAAATCACGTGCTTTTATCAATGATTCTCCTGTCAACCTGACCCTGTTGAAAAGCCTGGGAGAGCAGCTGATTGATGTGCACTCTCAGCACGCTACATTGCAGATTAATACAGAAGCTTTCCAGTTATTAGTAATAGACAGTATCGCAGGTAATGCGGAATTAAAGGTAGCTTTTGAAAAGACATTTAAGGAATACAGAGCAACCAGAAAAAAACTGGAGGAACTTAAAGGAGCTATCAAAAATGCAAATGCGGAACTGGACTACCACCAATTCTTGTTTGATGAACTGGAACAGGCCAATCTGCAGGAAGGGGAACAGACCAGACTTGAAGAAGAACAGCAGCAGCTGGAGAATGCAGAAGAAATAAAAAGAGGATTGCTGAGCGCAGTTAACTACCTGACCGAACAGGAGGCTAATGCTGTGTCTTTGATTAAAGATGCACTGGTACAGCTGCAACATATTGAAAAATATATGCCGGCTTCAGAAGATCTTTTCACCAGACTGCAGAGCACGCATATTGAACTCAAGGATATCGTGAATGAAATCGAAGGACTGGAACAGACCGTTGTATTGGATGAGTCCCGTCTGGATTCGGTCAATGATCGCCTGAATATCATTTATACCCTTCAAAAGAAGCATCGTGTGGAAGAGGTTGGCGAACTGATAGCCTTACGTAATGATTTGGAGAGTAAGATCATATCGGCTTCTTCGCAGGAAGAATTGTTGATTACACTGGAAAAGCAGCTTACATCTGTTATGCAGGCATTAAAAGATCTTGCCGGTCAACTCTCTGCATCCAGAAAAGATGTATTACCACAGATTCAGGACCATGTGGCTGCAGTCCTGACAGAAGTCGGTATGCCACATGCAAGGTTATATATTGACCTGCAATCTCTCGATGAGACACAATTTAAAGAATCCGGACAAGATAGTGTACAGTTTCTTTTTTCAGCTAATAAAGGGCAGGAATTACAACCCATACATAAAGTAGCATCCGGAGGAGAACTTTCGCGGGTGATGCTTGCCATTAAATCGTTAATTGCCCGTTCTACGGCGTTGCCAACCATTATATTTGATGAGATAGATACGGGTATATCAGGAGAGGTGGCGCTGAAAGTGGGAGAGATTATGCAACGCCTGGCTTCCCACATGCAGGTACTGGCAATCACACATTTGCCACAGATAGCTTCCAAAGGAAAAAGTCATTTTAAAGTATATAAGGAAGATAAAGAAGACAAGACCCAGTCAAATATTGTATTGTTAAATCATCAGGAGCGTGTTGTTGAGGTGGCTCAGATGCTGAGCGGAGCCAATCCCGGAGAAGCTGCAATCAAACATGCAACGGAACTGATTGAGGGTTGA
- a CDS encoding DUF4835 family protein, with protein sequence MLISRSFAQELNIRVEVQSPQVQNTNKRALEVLQKAISDFLNNRTWTGNKVQNEERIDGALVITITSWDGSKEFKGTAQVFSSRPVYGTNYNSPILAFNDKYFNFSYIEGDILDYNENQYMSNLASLLGFYANVIIGMDADSFKLYGGNTYFSVARDIVNYSQNGDYVGWRSMDAFDNRYWLITNLTDRRYVAYRDFAYNYHINGLDKMAENEPQARTEMGTLLPKLKEVDRNNSGNILTSAFYSAKSNEFVGIFSRMPGNEGVKAYNLLVELDPANSTKYEEIRK encoded by the coding sequence ATGCTGATATCACGAAGTTTCGCACAGGAACTCAATATTCGTGTAGAGGTGCAGTCTCCACAGGTACAGAATACCAATAAACGTGCTCTGGAAGTTCTGCAGAAAGCAATTTCTGATTTTTTAAACAACAGGACCTGGACTGGAAATAAAGTTCAGAACGAAGAACGTATTGATGGTGCACTGGTCATCACGATTACTTCCTGGGATGGTTCTAAAGAATTTAAGGGTACAGCACAGGTTTTCTCATCAAGACCTGTCTATGGTACAAATTATAACAGTCCTATATTGGCATTTAATGACAAGTATTTCAATTTCTCCTATATAGAAGGAGATATCCTCGATTATAATGAGAATCAGTATATGAGCAATCTGGCCTCTTTGCTGGGCTTTTATGCCAATGTAATTATCGGTATGGACGCAGATTCTTTTAAGTTGTACGGCGGAAATACATATTTCTCTGTAGCAAGGGATATTGTCAATTACTCCCAAAACGGCGACTATGTAGGTTGGCGCTCTATGGATGCTTTTGACAACCGGTACTGGCTGATCACAAACCTCACCGATCGCCGTTATGTGGCATACCGCGATTTTGCCTATAATTACCATATAAACGGATTGGATAAAATGGCTGAAAATGAACCACAGGCACGTACGGAAATGGGAACACTTCTTCCTAAACTTAAAGAGGTGGACAGAAACAATAGTGGAAATATTCTGACATCTGCATTTTACAGTGCTAAATCTAATGAGTTTGTAGGTATATTCAGCCGTATGCCGGGCAATGAAGGCGTAAAAGCCTATAATCTGCTGGTGGAGTTGGATCCTGCAAATTCAACTAAGTACGAAGAAATCCGAAAATAG
- a CDS encoding SprT-like domain-containing protein: MPDYTKQLQKYMPKLAAPIISQWIIDSKCSFKISRARATKLGDYQAPYRGESHKISVNNNLNPYSFLITTIHEFAHLRTWQQHKNKVKPHGTEWKDNFKFLMQPFLKLHIFPEKILHAVIKYLNNPAASSCTDLHLFRTLKEYDSAQSPIITVEMLNQDDLFSMKNGRVFQRKERIRKRYRCVEVSTNRIYLFHPIAEIYPIPDPSL; the protein is encoded by the coding sequence ATGCCTGATTATACCAAACAATTACAAAAATACATGCCGAAACTGGCTGCTCCTATTATCTCTCAATGGATCATTGACTCTAAATGTTCTTTTAAGATAAGCCGTGCACGTGCTACAAAATTGGGTGATTATCAGGCTCCGTACCGCGGAGAATCCCATAAGATTTCCGTTAACAACAATCTTAATCCTTATTCTTTTCTGATTACCACTATTCACGAATTTGCACATCTCCGAACGTGGCAACAACATAAGAATAAGGTAAAACCACACGGAACGGAATGGAAAGACAATTTCAAATTCCTGATGCAGCCTTTTCTGAAGCTGCATATTTTTCCGGAAAAAATACTGCATGCTGTTATCAAATACCTCAATAATCCTGCAGCCTCCAGCTGTACCGACCTGCATCTGTTCAGGACTTTAAAGGAATATGACAGTGCACAATCTCCAATCATAACGGTGGAGATGCTCAATCAGGATGATCTGTTTTCAATGAAAAACGGGCGTGTATTTCAACGAAAAGAACGAATCCGTAAACGGTACAGGTGTGTAGAAGTCTCTACCAACCGGATTTATCTCTTTCATCCGATCGCAGAGATATATCCTATCCCCGATCCATCTCTATAA
- a CDS encoding M28 family metallopeptidase gives MKRTGFLLLFSAVLLFSCKSKESKKKSEHDTSGLDSVALNAISEGSYKKYVEELSSDRFMGRKPFTKGDTLAVNYIREQFEQLGLTPGNGDSYFQEVPMVEINSTAPAQLTFTGAKGSVTVKDLEDYVIGSRQLKEQIQLDQSKLVFAGFGIIAPEYSWNDYAGLDVKGKTVIVMVNDPGHYDKTLFKGDTMTYYGRWTYKYEEAARQGAAGVLLIHDKAAASYDWDVVKSSWSGAQLDLVSKDNGASNCLFEGWISAATAQKLLALSGSGETVLEKAKKPGFKPVDLGLTTSLTLKNKFRKSASNNVIARLEGTSRKDEVIIYSAHWDHLGIGEAIAGDSIYNGAIDNAAGVSALFEIAKAFQAAKIKPERTIVFMALTGEEQGLLGSAYYASNPVYPFKKTVANLNMDAFSPMGATKDVSIVGMGQSEVEDYAIRSAAKFGREVHDSGNPSSGGFFRSDHFSFVKKGVPAIFMGSGKQYLETDSARILKRTKALAGRYHNVTDQVDENWDFGGILADIRLFFDIGYTMSLENYFPKWKETSEFKNIGDKR, from the coding sequence ATGAAAAGAACAGGCTTCCTTTTATTATTTTCTGCTGTGCTATTGTTTTCCTGCAAGAGTAAAGAATCAAAAAAAAAATCTGAACATGATACCTCAGGACTTGATTCTGTTGCTCTGAATGCTATTTCAGAGGGCAGCTATAAAAAATATGTAGAAGAACTTTCATCCGATCGTTTTATGGGCAGAAAACCATTTACGAAAGGTGATACCCTGGCGGTAAACTATATCCGCGAGCAATTTGAACAGCTTGGCCTGACTCCCGGAAATGGGGACAGCTATTTTCAGGAAGTACCCATGGTAGAGATCAACAGCACAGCTCCTGCCCAATTGACTTTCACAGGAGCAAAAGGCAGCGTTACAGTAAAAGATCTGGAAGACTACGTTATAGGCAGCCGTCAGTTGAAGGAACAAATACAACTTGATCAATCCAAACTGGTCTTTGCAGGATTCGGCATTATTGCACCGGAGTACAGCTGGAATGACTATGCAGGACTGGATGTAAAGGGTAAAACAGTTATCGTAATGGTCAATGATCCCGGACACTATGACAAGACCTTGTTTAAGGGGGATACCATGACTTACTACGGTCGCTGGACATACAAATATGAGGAAGCAGCCCGTCAGGGTGCTGCCGGTGTGTTGCTGATACATGATAAAGCTGCAGCAAGCTATGACTGGGATGTTGTCAAATCCAGCTGGAGCGGAGCGCAACTGGATCTGGTATCGAAGGATAACGGAGCATCTAACTGTTTATTTGAAGGGTGGATCTCTGCTGCTACAGCCCAAAAATTGCTTGCTCTTTCCGGATCAGGAGAAACTGTATTGGAAAAAGCTAAAAAACCAGGGTTCAAGCCTGTCGATCTGGGTCTGACAACAAGTCTGACGCTTAAAAACAAATTCAGAAAATCTGCTTCCAATAATGTTATTGCCCGGTTAGAGGGAACTTCTAGAAAGGATGAAGTCATTATTTATTCGGCTCACTGGGATCATCTGGGTATTGGGGAAGCCATAGCCGGAGATTCTATTTACAACGGTGCAATTGATAATGCTGCCGGTGTATCTGCTCTTTTTGAAATCGCAAAGGCATTCCAGGCAGCGAAGATTAAACCAGAGCGTACAATTGTATTTATGGCACTCACGGGAGAAGAACAGGGGCTGTTAGGGTCAGCCTACTACGCTTCCAATCCTGTCTACCCCTTCAAAAAAACTGTAGCCAATCTGAATATGGATGCTTTTAGTCCTATGGGTGCGACAAAAGATGTATCCATAGTAGGTATGGGACAATCGGAAGTAGAAGATTACGCTATTCGTTCAGCAGCAAAATTCGGACGTGAAGTTCATGATTCCGGGAATCCTTCTTCAGGCGGATTTTTCCGTTCGGATCATTTTAGTTTTGTCAAAAAAGGAGTTCCTGCTATATTTATGGGAAGTGGCAAGCAATATCTGGAAACGGATTCTGCACGTATTCTCAAACGGACTAAGGCTTTGGCCGGACGTTATCATAATGTAACCGATCAGGTGGATGAAAACTGGGATTTCGGAGGTATACTGGCAGATATCAGGTTGTTTTTTGATATCGGTTACACTATGAGTCTGGAAAACTACTTCCCGAAATGGAAAGAAACATCCGAATTTAAAAATATCGGGGATAAGAGATAG